Part of the Falco cherrug isolate bFalChe1 chromosome 1, bFalChe1.pri, whole genome shotgun sequence genome, ATACCGATGTTTGTTCTTAATGTTCTGTAGTAAGAGGCAGAGTTTTAGAACGCACAACACACACGCGCACAAACCACATTCATAAGTTAACCTTGCACTGTAGCACCTTCTGAATCAGCAGCAACTTCCAAATTAGCAGCAGCTTCCTGCTGTGCTTCCTCTACAGCAGGGGATGCATCTGGAGCCAGCAAGTCATTCTCCCCTCCAGTTTCTGGGGATACCCCAGCACTTTCATCCTGTGCTGCAGGTCCAGCACTGTCGTCCTGTGCTGCAGGTCCAGCAGCAGCTACTGCATCAGCCTCTTCCGTGGCTATCTCTGCTTCAGTGACTTCAGCCGTCTCTTCTTCATCACCTTTTAAGGATTTATTTAATACAATAAAGAGAGTAAAGTGCATGCATGCAACAGAAATTCACCAACTACCTTTTACCATCATCACCATCTAAATTTAAAATGGGAAACTAAGCTTTGAGATCTGAACGCACAAAGTAATCAATAATtaacacaccccaccccccctttgTCTAATGTGGCACCAGAAAGATGTTTACAAGATGAGGAAACCATATTCTTAATTACCGAGTTTCATAACTGGTTCAGtgtaaaaagaagagaaactgtGGCTTAAAGCAAGTGACTGCAAGAGGTGGGAGTGCAGGGAAGGATAAAAGAGGACCCCACCAAGTGTTGCTGCAAACCCCCTCTGCTGAAAGGGCCAGTGATCATGCACTCACGGGTGTCAGAGGGAGGAGGATTCTTGCCCCGTTCGCACCCAGCAGTGGAATTACCACACTGGCAGTAAGACATTTGCTACCATACCTAGAAGCTCTTCTGGAGTTTATTATCCATCAGGCTCACAGCTTAGAAGCTCTGCAAGCCAAGATGCGCCTTCAGTTTGTGCAGTTATTTTCGAGGTGGCTAACTTGGCCGGCAACAGCTACAGGAATGCCAAGCTCAACAAGCGATTAATTTTCAGAAGGGTTTTGTGCCATCTCGTAGCTCCACGCTGCCACAGGTACACGACCATCCCTATTCACCCCACTTTCTTGAAAGCTATACTGAATGCACCGTGGCCCCTGCAAGAGCCATAGCGCTCAAGGAAGACAGGTAGGTTCTGTGGGGCAGATTAAAACAGGGGACCCTTACTGAAACTAGGCATATATAAGTAAGAAAATAACTTGCTCATTGCAGATGGTCAGCCTTCACTTTACTAAAGATACGACCGCTTATGACtgaccattttcttttttacaagtCCCAGTTGCTTTTCAAAGACTTGCCTACACTGCTGTGGGTTGGACTCATTTAGAATTTGAAAAATCCAGTGTTTCCCAAACATGCATTACTTCAAACTCAGCTGAGAcaagtcattaaaaaataacagcacaaaGCAACAAAGATGCACAATCACCATGCAAACATGCACTAAGATCAAGTTAACAAAAGAAAGTTATATACCAAGTGTTCATTGCAAGTTTACCACTAGAACCAAATCACCATGTGAAAAAACATAGCTGTAAACGAAGTTTGTAATACAGTGTAAACTAAGtgagaatagaaaagaaagagcttAAAGAGACATAGTCAGAATTTTATTCTTTCGTATctgtttaaaaactaaacagaTCAGTTTTAATCCCTAGATGCCTTATGCTAGCGCAAGCCCATCTTTTTGTGTTCAGGTTTAAACGCAAATCTATTCATTGCTCAGTAAAAATCAAAGCTTTGTATTATGCAACCTGATCATGTCCCTTTAAGAGAATGCTATATTTAGAAGAAACTAAAATTGATTACACAAAGAACAGACTAACAGCCAAGCTCAGCATTCAGTACACTTTATTGGACAGTCAAATATAGAGTGCATTCATTCAGGACAGCCAGCTCCTCAATCTCAGAACTGCCTTCCACAAAGCAGGTTCAGTAATAAGCTCAATATGGTTTGGCCTTGCAAACATAGGCAATTCTTTTAAAGTCTCACAAGAATAGAGTTTTACAATAGAAGGTATAAAGTCATCCCAAGGTAGGCTGCAAGGTACGCAATGGTGAACGACTGTCCTTTGTTTGTATTTAACTTCCTCGGGTTTGGAAAGAGATTTCCCTTGTATTTTAGTCTGGAAAGTGTAAAAGCAGAGTATAGATTAGAAAGATTGAATCAGCTTGCatcaagttaaaaagaaaagtcattGATAAAAGTGAAGGAAATCAGGAACAAGTTTAAAGGAGACACACAAATGGAAGACAAAACTCAGTATTTGCTAAATAAGCAAGCAGAATGTTCGGCAAGGCAAACATCATTTTACAGTTCAAATGATGTCCCAGATTTCCTACTGCTACTTCAACTCAGGCTTCTGCCAGGGGCTTTTTTAAACCCCTCCCTAAATTTGAGAGTAGCTTTCACTTCAGAAGAGCTACAGAAAATTTGCTATTAGATCTCTTTTTAAACTTGTGACATCATTAATTAAAATACCATTAACTATCATTTCAACCCTCTAATAAACAAATAAGCATAGAATAGCATGTGATTATTTCTCATGTTTTGACAGCCTTGTTTGCTACATGCAGTTCTTTCTAACAGACACTTGGAGTTTGGGCATAAGGGGAGAATTTTCCTCAGGttgaaaaatcacaaaaatcaTTTGTATCCGGACAGTCTGTCTCTGATCAGCTGCTCCCTGCTATTAAGTTCTTCCAGCTAGAAAGTTCTTCTCTTACCATAGGGCATGTAGCAAATATGCCATGAACGTGCTCTTTGGCACGCTGCTTTTCTATCTACTACTTCATATTGTTACCTGCACTGTCGTACAGCTTATTCGAAGCTTGATTTTACGTGACcctaaaaaaatattgagattACCTTGAGAACAGAATTTTTGATTGCTCTTATCAGCAAGGCTTACTGTGAAAAAGTATAAGGACTAACTGAATCTAAAGAACGTGTGGGGAAAGAAGCTGCCCTGGCACCTCTGGGAAAAGCAATACTATGGTAACACTCTGTGACAAGATACACACAAAAACGGGACTATGcagggaacaggaaaaaaaggggaggaagagagataTTAATTCTTTGGAGAAAGCACAGAGGATTCCATGGGAAAAGTAAGAACAGAAACCTCTTTTCGGAGGATACAGTTGGGAGCaaagaaggatttaaaaaaagagctgatTCAACAGTAGATTGTATTGTGAATTGGAGTTAGCTACTCAGAAGTCCAATTGTAAACTCTGGGTTGAGCACTTAATTCAGAAGTCCAATAGcgaaaataataaaggaaataagTTTCAACTGCGGTCACTGTGTGGCCTAGAAATGTTTTGGACTTCTTACTATCAACAACAAGGGAGGCAGCAATTATCTGCCATTGGTTGTGACATTTATGTAAATTACTAAGCAATGCAAGGCATCAGATTATGGGATGTCTGGAGAGTACCCTAACTCAGAATTAAGTGAGTTACAGAGCACTGAGTGCTCTAACCCCAGTCTCAGGCTACCCTGGTAAAGCCTTCAGTGGGTCAACAGCACCACTGACTCTGCGGGTATCCCACTCAAACATTTTGGTAGACTAGGGTTAAAACTCAGTACCTTGCAGAAGTGAACCttaagagaaaagagaaaatacactGACATCATTTTGAGCGCCTTGGAAGGTTTGCTTAATGCTTTCACATCTACCGTGTTCTTCTGACTGTCAGCCAGAATGTAACCAGTGTAACCcttatttcttccctgaagAGCAGACAACTAGGTCACTGGGAGAAAATATCTGCCTTGGTCCtggttagattttttttttattttagcgACAAGGAAGGACTGCAGTAAAATTGTGGCCAAATTCTCAGCATTTAAagaattaagtttaaaaattgTATCGCTTCCAGCTGctcaagagaaaggaaattagGTGTTTTGCCATTTTACATCTTAAAACCTGTAACCTTAAAGTTCTAAAACCAAAGCACGTGTGGTGGAACTTCAAGACTAAcaacttcaaaagaaataattttagagGTAGACAATTCAAAGCATGTTCTcacattgaaaagaaaatttaaactcAGCATACTTTATTCAAATCTGGGTTTTGTGTGCATGCAAATATATTAAATCAATTCTCTAGATGTCAGCatcagtaaaaataagaaagaactTCAAGTGCTATGGcttcataaattatttattttttaaataacaactaaataaaaataaaaacatccttAAGAAGTCATTTTTTCTAATTGCTTTTCCTAGCAAGGCCATGCTTGCCAAAGTTCTATCTTTTATATTAATGCTGCTGTAACACTAATTGATGTAGACAGAGACAACATTCCATTACAAGCATTTGAACTAACATGGTCTAATTATTTAAGCATGAAGAGCTAAGTAAGGATTTGCCATATAGTTAGGTGGTGGCAATTTTGATTTAAtcctaaattaaaaagaattaaaaatcaaaattgtgGGACAAGAAATGTGTCcaatttacaatattttttaaaaacattgtttttttcctattgtgtTCCCTGATGGCAGGTGGCCTGCAGCCAAACTGTTGACTGAGGAAAAGGTAGTTATCTCTTTccccccaacaaacaaaagaacaaaactgattttgacAGCATTATGTATTTAGTCAAGTTTCATTAAGCTACCAGTAAATCAAATGCAAATATCCAATATACAACTGTTAAACCATTGTTCACACATCAACTCTTTCCATCCAAAGAGACTCCCGCAGGTTGATCACAGGCCAGATTCATGGCCTAAACATTAAGACCATTCCCAAAATTTGTGCAGAAGTAGCTTCGTAACAGAACACTGCACAACCACCTCTGCCTTAGTCCCACTCAGCGAGCTCAGAAAAGGACTTGGACAGGGTTATGGCCTGATTAGACAAGCTAGGAATCCGTTCCAGATCCTCATGTACCCAGGGAACAAGCGAGAACAGCTCAACTCACCCTTGCTTGACCAAGTTTTGTTTTTCCGCCCCTCAGCTCTCTCATGAAGAATATTCATATGTTCAATATAATTGCTGCGGGATGAACTGACTGTTCTGTAGgcctgaaaagaaattataccTAAACTTAGTGCTATATCCCTACAAAGTTGGCAAACAAaaagaggggagagggagagaagagttTTTAAGCAAGTGCTACCGCTCATCTTAAAAGGCATACTAAATTACGCTAAGCAAggctaagaaaaataataaattaaatctgttttgctACACTAATACATTTATACATTTCGTATTTCTCCATTGttagaaagcaaatacaatATACGCTGCAGCTTTCAAAGTGTTTCAGGAACcgaacacagtattttaaaagacaattagtcagaatataaaacaaaaaacaaaaaacaaaaactctGGTAAAAAGCTGACAGCAAGAGCTTTTGTTATTCCCCCAGATATGCAATcacataattttaatattttgaacaaGCAGAAGCTACTTACCATTCAAGAGGATTATTTTGTGGGAGAGGGAAACATGTACCTCTCTGGGATGTGCTAGTCACTATCTCAGATCTTGGGGGGTGGT contains:
- the MGARP gene encoding protein MGARP isoform X4, translating into MMVFIAPLRQMSSGSVPGSSGETMIYYLLAGVAAFGGLYYAYRTVSSSRSNYIEHMNILHERAEGRKNKTWSSKGDEEETAEVTEAEIATEEADAVAAAGPAAQDDSAGPAAQDESAGVSPETGGENDLLAPDASPAVEEAQQEAAANLEVAADSEGATVQETVSEVLDVAASSTHEENLDSVKEGVASAAQEISDTSSRSEDIDAEESGQTSEVSVEEKTPEEVAKEH